The following proteins are co-located in the Fusarium verticillioides 7600 chromosome 7, whole genome shotgun sequence genome:
- a CDS encoding DNA (cytosine-5-)-methyltransferase, with the protein MPHIDLDDEVVDLTLDEFQNQDNVIDLTLEGFEDPDIDWLTDHDGDFDGVFEDTLAAREPHATTTTTTSHDAPKMWTKFGEMEEAEEEEADADAEHISVMQQVDLSPSSITQSPPKYVSSPEPFFADTYPEMPELPESCVIEAVDPDLEFGDADAGPSAEVVEQEDVTLEQTPDVPVSTNMRVEFPESLLLVPRSYYEPFEPGVPVLKEREAVARLLEVAEKAGQGIYYDDFVEFQLDDFSVYSDRQRYGQEMCSLHHLHTKHGFNTVFFDGKLSVGNTVFYVHRVEISALPIENYSTLSKHTVKDKIWVRSVLNTEREIYYRLNTPAKEYRRFFNPFLWVADLAKHFVDYLKFKGEEGGQVTIFHFRSNFSIWLAKMHSHAPEFILWKRQHVNNDFRTAIVANIAFLHKEAIGVLGHRKTYKHVIWAEVWEFTRYKPHPKIGPGEDTDTVVTQYIYDCFSHQPFGDRLKAIPLSETTQSLRNALIKQRHLEFPVPVHDRGKTITMAGKKQIRAIRGGDTISIQRDAEGSGTQWRRDVAHGFDDVDRWFALVQRVRVNKRGQRTLDVIWYYRPVDTLCGLMKYPWNNELFLSDHCSCDTRAKISEDEVSGVHQVEFGGTSATEAEFFCRQTYICQQRNWVALEKDHFRCIHLRKSSPQAPELRPGETRLVMINRDSGRSEPCEFLTFYEEEGNGIYRFRKLLRRHQVDPASRARPNELVYSYVEPLVEVKGSRILEPCFVRYFKNGQAIPTPYDRDGVGGFFYFTHEQFHDNETGTKSYVALSEPPSSIQQGYDPSQSIPRLRGLDLFCGGGNFGRGLEDGGAIEMRWANDFDAKAIHTYMANTAGPSEVSPFLGSIDDLQRLAIEGDFSDNVPPIGDVDFISGGSPCPGFSRLTNDKTTAAQRKNQSLVAAFASCVDLYRPRYGLLENVPGIVQKTANRDQDVFSQLICAIVGLGYQAQFFFLDASACGAPQRRSRVFLAFAAPGHRLPHAPYQTHAHPQNTPKLSLGILPTGEPMAERAIPAATPFDFVSASASTADLPPVYDSKPDICVPYPDHRVSVGITPLMRSRIHLIPTLPWGMNFAKAWYGLDLKKAGSGVMTPSEHLAFPERTDKGLGRGNPSSQSYGRQRPDRLFVTVVKTQGPSDAKNGRTLHWHEPRVLTVMEARRAQGFRDEEVLLGIPSDQYQIVGNSVAREVAVGLGAVFCEAWMQSLADEHHTSTAAVSSVVPARIGIEVSPITNIRRLESESASVENTSQSRKSRSESRVNQVSSTPRSTPPTPHQTSTKRSHIAVEIRGSKSLRTDEYNSPSRATSVASSRAKSSRSRHSTRGE; encoded by the exons ATGCCC CATAtcgaccttgacgatgaggttGTCGATCTAACGTTGGATGagttccagaaccaagatAATGTTATCGATCTTACTCTAGAGGGGTTCGAGGACCCGGACATTGATTGGCTCACAGATCACGATGGCGACTTCGACGGTGTGTTTGAAGACACCCTTGCTGCGAGGGAGCCTCAtgcaaccaccaccaccactaccaGTCATGATGCACCTAAAATGTGGACCAAGTTTggggagatggaggaagcggaggaggaagaggcagatgcagatgcagagcaCATAAGTGTCATGCAACAAGTCGACCTGTCCCCTAGCTCTATCACCCAAAGCCCTCCTAAATACGTCTCAAGTCCCGAACCCTTTTTCGCAGACACCTACCCGGAAATGCCTGAACTCCCAGAGTCGTGTGTCATAGAGGCTGTAGATCCTGATCTTGAATTTGGTGATGCAGACGCAGGTCCTTCGGCTGAGGTAGTGGAACAAGAAGACGTTACATTGGAACAGACGCCAGACGTCCCTGTCAGCACGAATATGCGCGTTGAATTCCCAGAGAGTCTGCTCTTGGTACCAAGGTCGTATTACGAACCATTCGAACCGGGTGTCCCAGTCCTTAAGGAACGTGAGGCTGTTGCTCGACTGCTCGAGGTGGCTGAAAAGGCCGGTCAGGGTATCTACTATGACGATTTCGTTGAGTTCCAACTTGACGATTTTTCAGTCTATTCCGATCGTCAAAGATACGGTCAGGAGATGTGCtccctccaccacctccacaCAAAACATGGCTTCAATACTGTCTTCTTTGACGGAAAGCTGAGTGTTGGTAATACTGTTTTCTACGTTCATCGAGTGGAAATCAGCGCATTGCCGATTGAGAACTACAGTACACTATCAAAGCACActgtcaaagacaaaatcTGGGTGCGGTCAGTGTTAAACACAGAACGTGAGATATACTACCGGTTGAATACTCCTGCCAAGGAATATCGTCGTTTCTTTAACCCGTTCTTGTGGGTTGCGGATCTCGCAAAGCATTTCGTGGATTacctcaagttcaaggggGAGGAAGGCGGCCAAGTTACGATCTTCCATTTCAGATCAAACTTCAGCATTTGGCTAGCGAAAATGCACAGCCATGCACCAGAATTCATCTTGTGGAAGAGGCAGCACGTAAACAATGATTTCAGGACGGCGATTGTGGCCAATATTGCGTTTTTACACAAGGAAGCGATCGGTGTTCTTGGGCATAGAAAAACATACAAGCACGTTATCTGGGCCGAGGTATGGGAGTTCACGCGATACAAACCGCACCCAAAGATTGGGCCTGGCGAAGACACAGATACTGTCGTTACCCAATACATTTACGACTGTTTCAGTCACCAGCCATTCGGGGACCgtctcaaggccattccTTTGAGTGAGACTACTCAGTCTTTACGAAATGCACTGATAAAGCAACGCCATCTGGAATTCCCAGTGCCAGTTCATGACAGGGGTAAGACCATAACAATGGCTGGAAAAAAGCAGATTCGAGCGATTCGAGGAGGAGACACAATCTCGATCCAACGAGATGCCGAGGGATCTGGTACACAATGGCGACGTGACGTTGCGCATGGGTTTGACGACGTTGACCGATGGTTCGCCTTGGTACAGCGCGTGCGTGTCAACAAGCGCGGCCAGAGAACTCTCGATGTGATTTGGTACTATCGACCCGTAGACACCCTGTGCGGTCTGATGAAGTACCCTTGGAACAACGAGCTGTTTCTGTCGGATCATTGCTCTTGCGATACCAGAGCCAAGATCTCCGAGGACGAAGTGTCAGGGGTTCACCAAGTCGAGTTTGGGGGGACTTCAGCGACTGAAGCCGAGTTCTTTTGTCGGCAGACATATATATGCCAACAACGAAATTGGGTCGCCCTTGAGAAAGACCATTTTCGTTGCATTCATCTGCGCAAGAGCTCTCCTCAGGCGCCGGAGTTACGACCCGGCGAAACCCGACTCGTCATGATCAACAGGGATAGCGGTCGGTCCGAGCCTTGCGAGTTCCTAACCTTCTATGAGGAGGAAGGTAACGGCATATACAGGTTTCGGAAGTTGTTAAGAAGACACCAAGTTGATCCAGCATCCAGAGCTCGACCCAATGAGTTGGTGTACAGCTATGTCGAGCCGCTTGTCGAGGTAAAAGGTTCGCGCATTCTCGAGCCATGTTTCGTTCGCTATTTCAAAAACGGGCAAGCAATACCAACGCCGTATGACCGTGACGGTGTGGGAGGGTTTTTCTATTTCACCCACGAACAATTCCACGACAATGAAACTGGAACGAAGTCATATGTTGCGCTGTCCGAACCTCCCTCGTCTATACAGCAGGGCTACGACCCATCGCAGTCTATTCCACGACTGCGAGGTCTGGACCTTTTTTGCGGAGGTGGTAACTTTGGTCGTGGCTTAGAAGATGGAGGTGCCATCGAGATGCGATGGGCGAACGACTTTGACGCCAAGGCTATTCATACTTACATGGCAAACACCGCTGGGCCCTCTGAAGTATCACCATTCCTTGGGTCTATAGACgatcttcaacgtcttgCCATCGAGGGCGACTTTTCAGATAATGTCCCACCGATTGGAGATGTGGATTTTATCTCAGGAGGTAGCCCTTGCCCAGGCTTCTCTCGGCTGACCAACGATAAAACAACTGCCGCTCAGCGGAAGAACCAGTCGTTGGTAGCAGCCTTTGCGTCGTGTGTGGACCTGTACCGTCCACGATACGGTCTCCTTGAGAACGTTCCGGGAATCGTACAAAAGACCGCTAATCGAGACCAAGACGTGTTCAGTCAGCTCATTTGTGCTATTGTAGGCTTGGGCTATCAAGCACAGTTTTTCTTTCTCGATGCTTCTGCCTGTGGTGCACCTCAGCGTCGTTCTCGTGTGTTTCTGGCTTTCGCTGCACCAGGCCACCGTCTACCTCATGCACCATATCAAACGCATGCCCACCCGCAAAATACCCCCAAACTTAGTCTAGGTATTCTTCCCACGGGAGAACCTATGGCTGAGCGCGCTATTCCGGCTGCTACACCATTTGACTTTGTGTCTGCGAGTGCTTCCACTGCCGACCTACCCCCTGTTTATGATTCAAAGCCAGATATATGCGTGCCGTACCCCGACCATCGAGTGTCTGTAGGCATCACGCCTCTAATGCGAAGTAGAATTCACCTCATCCCAACTTTACCCTGGGGCATGAACTTCGCAAAGGCCTGGTATGGTCTCGACCTGAAAAAGGCTGGTTCAGGCGTAATGACGCCAAGCGAGCACCTAGCATTTCCTGAGCGCACCGATAAAGGTTTAGGACGAGGAAACCCAAGCTCGCAGTCATATGGCCGACAACGGCCCGACCGTCTCTTTGTGACAGTCGTCAAGACCCAAGGTCCGAGCGATGCGAAGAACGGCCGCACGTTACACTGGCATGAGCCTCGCGTCTTGACCGTCATGGAGGCGCGACGAGCGCAGGGGTTCAGGGACGAAGAGGTCCTGTTGGGTATCCCAAGTGACCAGTACCAAATTGTTGGCAACAGTGTCGCTCGTGAGGTCGCGGTGGGCTTGGGTGCTGTATTCTGCGAGGCATGGATGCAGAGCCTCGCAGACGAGCATCACACCTCCACTGCTGCAGTTTCTTCTGTGGTGCCGGCCCGTATCGGTATCGAGGTTTCCCCTATCACCAATATCAGGAGACTTGAGTCCGAGTCAGCCTCTGTCGAAAACACCTCACAGTCTCGAAAGTCCAGAAGTGAATCACGAGTCAATCAGGTTTCATCCACACCGAGATCTACTCCTCCTACTCCCCATCAAACGTCTACTAAGCGTAGCCACATCGCTGTTGAGATTCGCGGATCGAAGTCGCTCAGGACAGACGAATACAACAGCCCCAGTAGGGCCACGTCTGTAGCATCCAGCCGTGCCAAATCAAGTAGGTCGCGGCATAGCACCAGGGGTGAATAG